A section of the Carassius auratus strain Wakin unplaced genomic scaffold, ASM336829v1 scaf_tig00026160, whole genome shotgun sequence genome encodes:
- the LOC113078633 gene encoding uncharacterized protein LOC113078633 isoform X3 — protein MEVMTLSSTDEPQIESGEDRNPGEVTQIAFAVFFTIMVVMFYMNGMDKYADVVMVVGGIASMIIIIAGSLAIAAQNLHLPTLKACLGMQVVACMASVITIFIQISILPPVNNCWASELESPQMTTCKSFNTGFENYLGIQKLVMTVHIALSATIAAYCCKAIQFCSPVSNVPVITVNGPPNPQ, from the exons ATGGAAG TTATGACACTGTCGTCGACAGACGAACCCCAGATCGAATCTGGAGAAGATCGGAATCCCGGAGAG GTAACACAAATTGCGTTTGctgtttttttcacaattatgGTTGTGATGTTCTATATGAATGGCATGGACAAATATGCAGATGTGGTCATGGTCGTGGGTGGCATTGCCTCGATGATC ATCATTATTGCAGGAAGTCTGGCAATAGCTGCACAGAATCTTCACCTCCCAACT cTAAAGGCTTGTTTAGGAATGCAAGTGGTGGCCTGTATGGCCTCTGTGATAACCATATTCATCCAAATAAGTATTTTACCTCCAGTAAATAACTGTTGGGCATCAGAACTAGAATCCCCTCAAATGACAACATGCAAAAGTTTCAAC ACTGGCTTTGAAAATTACCTGGGAATACAAAAGCTTGTGATGACAGTCCACATTGCCCTTTCTGCCACTATAGCTGCATACTGCTGCAAGGCCATTCAGTTCTGCTCTCCAGTGTCTAATGTG CCAGTAATCACGGTTAACGGCCCTCCAAATCCTCAGTGA
- the LOC113078633 gene encoding membrane-spanning 4-domains subfamily A member 4D isoform X2: MEDEPQIESGEDRNPGEVTLLQIRFEKNPNQKLKYLEGEPKILGVTQIAFAVFFTIMVVMFYMNGMDKYADVVMVVGGIASMIIIIAGSLAIAAQNLHLPTLKACLGMQVVACMASVITIFIQISILPPVNNCWASELESPQMTTCKSFNTGFENYLGIQKLVMTVHIALSATIAAYCCKAIQFCSPVSNVPVITVNGPPNPQ; this comes from the exons ATGGAAG ACGAACCCCAGATCGAATCTGGAGAAGATCGGAATCCCGGAGAGGTAACGTTACTGCAAATTCGCTTTGAGAAAAACCCCAATCAAAAACTCAAATACTTGGAGGGTGAACCCAAAATACTAGGG GTAACACAAATTGCGTTTGctgtttttttcacaattatgGTTGTGATGTTCTATATGAATGGCATGGACAAATATGCAGATGTGGTCATGGTCGTGGGTGGCATTGCCTCGATGATC ATCATTATTGCAGGAAGTCTGGCAATAGCTGCACAGAATCTTCACCTCCCAACT cTAAAGGCTTGTTTAGGAATGCAAGTGGTGGCCTGTATGGCCTCTGTGATAACCATATTCATCCAAATAAGTATTTTACCTCCAGTAAATAACTGTTGGGCATCAGAACTAGAATCCCCTCAAATGACAACATGCAAAAGTTTCAAC ACTGGCTTTGAAAATTACCTGGGAATACAAAAGCTTGTGATGACAGTCCACATTGCCCTTTCTGCCACTATAGCTGCATACTGCTGCAAGGCCATTCAGTTCTGCTCTCCAGTGTCTAATGTG CCAGTAATCACGGTTAACGGCCCTCCAAATCCTCAGTGA
- the LOC113078633 gene encoding membrane-spanning 4-domains subfamily A member 4D isoform X1: protein MEVMTLSSTDEPQIESGEDRNPGEVTLLQIRFEKNPNQKLKYLEGEPKILGVTQIAFAVFFTIMVVMFYMNGMDKYADVVMVVGGIASMIIIIAGSLAIAAQNLHLPTLKACLGMQVVACMASVITIFIQISILPPVNNCWASELESPQMTTCKSFNTGFENYLGIQKLVMTVHIALSATIAAYCCKAIQFCSPVSNVPVITVNGPPNPQ from the exons ATGGAAG TTATGACACTGTCGTCGACAGACGAACCCCAGATCGAATCTGGAGAAGATCGGAATCCCGGAGAGGTAACGTTACTGCAAATTCGCTTTGAGAAAAACCCCAATCAAAAACTCAAATACTTGGAGGGTGAACCCAAAATACTAGGG GTAACACAAATTGCGTTTGctgtttttttcacaattatgGTTGTGATGTTCTATATGAATGGCATGGACAAATATGCAGATGTGGTCATGGTCGTGGGTGGCATTGCCTCGATGATC ATCATTATTGCAGGAAGTCTGGCAATAGCTGCACAGAATCTTCACCTCCCAACT cTAAAGGCTTGTTTAGGAATGCAAGTGGTGGCCTGTATGGCCTCTGTGATAACCATATTCATCCAAATAAGTATTTTACCTCCAGTAAATAACTGTTGGGCATCAGAACTAGAATCCCCTCAAATGACAACATGCAAAAGTTTCAAC ACTGGCTTTGAAAATTACCTGGGAATACAAAAGCTTGTGATGACAGTCCACATTGCCCTTTCTGCCACTATAGCTGCATACTGCTGCAAGGCCATTCAGTTCTGCTCTCCAGTGTCTAATGTG CCAGTAATCACGGTTAACGGCCCTCCAAATCCTCAGTGA
- the slx1b gene encoding structure-specific endonuclease subunit SLX1 gives MVVEVESFYGVYMLYCTNPKFKGRIYIGFTVNPERRIGQHNAGRHRGGAKKTSGRGPWEMVLIVHGFPSDIAALRFEWAWQHPHISRRLSHVTRRSRKESSLQFHWRVVTNMLRVAPWRRLPLTVRWLKQEYRMDFAPELQPPLHIPLTFGCVRAKTKPQQECKEQDEGPVERCVLCGVFVKAMDRLSCFHSSCQMVSHLICLAKHFLKADPSHILPVEGKCPGCHQSVLWGSLIRHKNGCYGDLEEISSSSSQSHWTDELQL, from the exons ATGGTGGTAGAGGTGGAGAGTTTCTATGGTGTTTATATGCTGTACTGTACTAACCCGAAGTTCAAGGGTCGAATATATATTGGCTTCACTGTGAACCCAGAGCGCCGGATAGGACAACACAACGCTGGACGACACCGAGGAGGAGCCAAGAAAACCAGCGGCAGGGGACCGTG GGAGATGGTTCTTATCGTCCATGGCTTTCCATCTGATATTGCAGCTCTTCGG TTTGAGTGGGCTTGGCAACATCCACACATTTCTCGTCGACTGTCCCATGTTACCCGGCGCAGCCGTAAAGAGTCCAGTTTGCAATTCCACTGGCGTGTGGTGACAAACATGCTGCGAGTGGCGCCGTGGAGGCGACTTCCCCTCACTGTACGCTGGCTGAAGCAGGAGTACCGAATGGACTTTGCTCCTGAACTGCAGCCTCCTCTACACATTCCTCTAACATTTGGCTGTGTTCGTGCTAAGACGAAACCCCAGCAGGAGTGCAAAGAACAAGATGAGGGACCGGTGGAGAGGTGTGTGTTATGTGGGGTGTTTGTTAAG GCTATGGACAGACTATCTTGTTTCCACTCTTCCTGTCAAATGGTTAGTCATCTGATTTGCCTAGCTAAACACTTTCTGAAAGCAGACCCTTCCCACATACTTCCTGTGGAGGGAAAGTGTCCAGGCTGTCATCAATCAGTGCTGTGGGGGAGTTTGATACGCCATAAAAATGGCTGTTATGGTGATTTGGAAGAAATTTCCTCATCCTCATCTCAG aGTCATTGGACGGATGAACTACAGTTGTGA
- the LOC113078633 gene encoding uncharacterized protein LOC113078633 isoform X4, which translates to MEDEPQIESGEDRNPGEVTQIAFAVFFTIMVVMFYMNGMDKYADVVMVVGGIASMIIIIAGSLAIAAQNLHLPTLKACLGMQVVACMASVITIFIQISILPPVNNCWASELESPQMTTCKSFNTGFENYLGIQKLVMTVHIALSATIAAYCCKAIQFCSPVSNVPVITVNGPPNPQ; encoded by the exons ATGGAAG ACGAACCCCAGATCGAATCTGGAGAAGATCGGAATCCCGGAGAG GTAACACAAATTGCGTTTGctgtttttttcacaattatgGTTGTGATGTTCTATATGAATGGCATGGACAAATATGCAGATGTGGTCATGGTCGTGGGTGGCATTGCCTCGATGATC ATCATTATTGCAGGAAGTCTGGCAATAGCTGCACAGAATCTTCACCTCCCAACT cTAAAGGCTTGTTTAGGAATGCAAGTGGTGGCCTGTATGGCCTCTGTGATAACCATATTCATCCAAATAAGTATTTTACCTCCAGTAAATAACTGTTGGGCATCAGAACTAGAATCCCCTCAAATGACAACATGCAAAAGTTTCAAC ACTGGCTTTGAAAATTACCTGGGAATACAAAAGCTTGTGATGACAGTCCACATTGCCCTTTCTGCCACTATAGCTGCATACTGCTGCAAGGCCATTCAGTTCTGCTCTCCAGTGTCTAATGTG CCAGTAATCACGGTTAACGGCCCTCCAAATCCTCAGTGA
- the LOC113078633 gene encoding uncharacterized protein LOC113078633 isoform X5 → MVVMFYMNGMDKYADVVMVVGGIASMIIIIAGSLAIAAQNLHLPTLKACLGMQVVACMASVITIFIQISILPPVNNCWASELESPQMTTCKSFNTGFENYLGIQKLVMTVHIALSATIAAYCCKAIQFCSPVSNVPVITVNGPPNPQ, encoded by the exons atgGTTGTGATGTTCTATATGAATGGCATGGACAAATATGCAGATGTGGTCATGGTCGTGGGTGGCATTGCCTCGATGATC ATCATTATTGCAGGAAGTCTGGCAATAGCTGCACAGAATCTTCACCTCCCAACT cTAAAGGCTTGTTTAGGAATGCAAGTGGTGGCCTGTATGGCCTCTGTGATAACCATATTCATCCAAATAAGTATTTTACCTCCAGTAAATAACTGTTGGGCATCAGAACTAGAATCCCCTCAAATGACAACATGCAAAAGTTTCAAC ACTGGCTTTGAAAATTACCTGGGAATACAAAAGCTTGTGATGACAGTCCACATTGCCCTTTCTGCCACTATAGCTGCATACTGCTGCAAGGCCATTCAGTTCTGCTCTCCAGTGTCTAATGTG CCAGTAATCACGGTTAACGGCCCTCCAAATCCTCAGTGA